Part of the Zingiber officinale cultivar Zhangliang chromosome 6A, Zo_v1.1, whole genome shotgun sequence genome, GGTACTGACCGGGGTTCGATTCCCCGGATGCGCAATTTTTTGTTTttgctaaaaataaaaatgaagttAGACACCAAACCAAACATTAATCAACGGGAACAAATCCTCGTGGAAAGCTACACTAACCAAACAGCATTTAAATTAGACATTAACACCTAAATCctgtaaaagtttttttttacacAAACCAAAGAGCACCctacttttatttattattattatttttatcaaaaacaACGTTTTTTTGCTAAAAATGAAGTTAGACACCAAACCAAACATCCATCAACGAGAACAAATCCTGGTGGAAAGCTGCACCCAACCAAACATCATTTAAATTAGACAAAAAGACCTAAATCctataaaagttttttaaaaaaaaaacgaagTTTTTTTCCCAAATCACAGGGCACCCTACTtttatttactattttttaataaaaaaatcctaTTTTATTATTTAACAATGTATAATTACTTGACTAGCTTGTCTTCTAATACTGTTTGCATTATTATTTTCAGTCAGTCAAGCGAGTTGTACATGTAATAGCGATACTTTCAAAACTACAATACATATTTAACATGTGTAAAAATATTCATGTTGTAACAATTACGATTTTATAATCGCTACAAAGTAGATTCAACCTGTTAATTTACCATTCAAGTTGTAACAACTATGACGTAACTGTTAAAATACGAATTCAATATACTTATATAGCATTCATGTTGAAACAATTACAAAATTATAGTTGCTATAACATTTCATAACTGTTACAACGTGTCTAATCGATTCAAAATTTAGATggaaaaataataagaataatATTGAATAATATTAGAAGATAGTTGAGTAATTATATCCAAATGAATAGTGGAGTGGGATGCCCGAAAAAAATCAAAGTGAAACACTGGTGAGGTGATTTAGATTGGAGAATAATATTGAACAATACTCAAGAGTTTTTATACACAtatggttgtaaatgaaccaagcgttcgtgaacaagcttgatgTTCGACttagtaagagcttgtttatggtcgttcaatatacattagattaattaaacaaacaagcttgaacacatatgtgttcagctcgttaacgttcgtgaacaacgttcgtgaatcgtaaacaatgttcgtgaacaacgttcatgaataacattcatgaacaatattcgtgaacaacgtttacgaactatatttattaataaaactgttttcaatatgctaaataaataataaaaaataaaataaaataaataaatttaaattatcaattttaataatcaatcaaacaattaaaaattttaaacaatcaaacaaacttgaattgagaacttaataacatctaaacgaaccaagctcaagtcaagctcgaaccaagctcaagtcaagcttgaattgagtgtttgataacatttaaacgaaccaagctcaagcaaagtttcaaacaagctcaagctcataaaaaataaaccaagctaagcttgaacactcatttcaaaagcttggttcattttaaactcggctcggttattttatcaaacaaacttgaacacctaTATACACAATTGAATAATACTAGAGTGCAATTGAGGAATTATTCACAATTGAACAAGAATGTccctttataaaaaaaatcaaaatgttcgataatttagaagaaaaaaatggCCCTTTTAATTTTTGGTCATTGAAAAATGAGATTAGGTAGGTCAACCCAAGAACTCCATGATTGACAAGTCAAAACTCACAAAATTTTTCAGCATAATTGCGAATCAAAAGAATGGATGCAGATTTACTGAAAATCTTCAAAGATTTCAAGGAGCAAAGTTAGTGAGCAATCAAGAACAAACAAGCTTAGTTTTGAGATCAATGTGCTTGCATTCACTGAAGAATCaagtgtgtattttttttttatataaaaaaaatccaatcaATGTTCTATCTTTTCTCTACAAAATGTATGTTGTGTAATCATCAATCTACAATCTAGGGTTAGCGATTAGAAGGACTTCTTCAATCCCCCAAAATCCATCCTCTCTGAGCACTCCGAGCCTCCCCTGTGCGCGTTCAGCAGCCTGAGCAGCTCGCTCACCTTCTCCTTGGTCGGCGCAGAGCACCCGACCTGGAGCAGaatgagaagcttctggaaggcCCCGACTTTGATGGCGTCCGCGGCGCGCTCGCCTTGCCTCTCGCTCTTGCAGAGCTTCCACAGCGCCGACACGGCGAACTGCGTCGCCGTCTCCGACACCCGCAGCATGTTCTTCACCAGCACCGGCACCGCCAGGGCGTGGCCGCGCGCCGCCTCCCTGCCGCGGCCGCAGCCCAGAGCGCCGTCCAGCACCGCTAGAGCTTTCTCGGCGGTGCTCCTGTCGGCGTCGACGAGGATCTCGAGTAGTAGGGGGACGATCCCCGATTCCGAAACCCTAGCAGCGATCCTCTCGTGGGTCGAGACCAGGTAGAATGCCGCCGCCAGGGCCGCCTTGGTGGTCCGCGGCGAGATCGGCTTCTCGATTAGCTTCACCAGTGCCTCGATTAGCCCGTCCGTCCTCGCGAGGACCTCGATCCGCTCCGGCGGAAGAGAAGAGGTTAGGTTTTTGAGGACTAGCGCCGCGTTGAGCCCCGCATCGAAATCGCCAGATTTGAGGAAGGAGACCACGAAATCGAGCGACTTGTTCGATCCGATCTGCCGACACGTATCTTGATCCAAGGGCAGAAATAAAGCTAATGCGGAAAGGATCTCCTCGTCGCCCCATTCGCCCAAGAGGGCAGAGAGGACGCGGCCGGCGCCGCCCTCTGCCAAGCATCTCCGGTTGCGCTCGCTTTCCTTCGCCAAAGCTTTGATTTTCCCGACAGATTCGCGGAGGCGGGCGCGGTCTCctcggcggccggcgaaggcgaCGTCCGCCAGCAAATCGGAGGCTTGGGCGGGGGTCACCGGGATCCTTGGCGTCGGGATCCGCTCCATGCCCAGCGACCGGTGGGCGACGCACCAGGCCTGGATCATCCGGCGGAGCGCGTGGTTGGGGACGAGGTCGTCGGAGAGGAGGGGCTGGTTGGTGACGGGGCAGTTGCGGTGCCCGGCGTCGAGCCACGTCTCGATGCCGTGGCGGTCGTAGGTAATGCCGGTGTGCAGCGTGACTGGGTCCTTCATGAGGTCGAGCGAGATAGGGCAGCGAAAGGCGGCGGGCACCGGCAGATCCGGCGGCGGCAGGGGGGCGCTGAAGGCGAGTCTTGAGCTGAGCTTGGGCGAAGCCATGGCGGAAGCAATCGAGTTACAAATCTTGCCTTCGATTTGTGACCGAAGAGTGAGGAGGAATCGAACTTGGAAGAGACTCGCCATCGATGCGTGCTTTTATATAGAAACCTCGCGGATTAATTTGAACGTTGACCGTGGAAGGTTGAACGTGCTAAACCGACGGAGACCAATAGCAAAAAAGAGACTCACGTCTCACTTTTCCGAAGGTTGACCAACTCCAGTCAGTTGGGAATGAGTCGGTCAACTGCCAGGCTCTTCTTGCATGCATGCAGTAAACGCGGGTTGCGTGAATTTGGTTATTTTTTCAAAACGCCCCCGCACGCTTTAACGGCTTTACAACTTGCCTCCTAAAGCTTCATTAATATCAAAATAGTACCCCTAAGTTCTAATCTAATCGAACTAATCTATTTGAAAAGATATTAAAAGGTTGTTGCTTACTTCTAATGATTTTATAGCAGTTACTACCCGCTACTATAATGTTTAAAATGTTATAATTATTTCAAttgttttaaagtaattttaattaattttaaacttcatcAATTTTGATAAGAGTGTTTTGATATAATGATATTTAGCATTTAATATTTAAGTACAATTGTATAGTAGCTATCGGTAGTAATTGTTACaatgtaaaaaattaattattttactttagtCAAA contains:
- the LOC121997324 gene encoding U-box domain-containing protein 21-like, translated to MASLFQVRFLLTLRSQIEGKICNSIASAMASPKLSSRLAFSAPLPPPDLPVPAAFRCPISLDLMKDPVTLHTGITYDRHGIETWLDAGHRNCPVTNQPLLSDDLVPNHALRRMIQAWCVAHRSLGMERIPTPRIPVTPAQASDLLADVAFAGRRGDRARLRESVGKIKALAKESERNRRCLAEGGAGRVLSALLGEWGDEEILSALALFLPLDQDTCRQIGSNKSLDFVVSFLKSGDFDAGLNAALVLKNLTSSLPPERIEVLARTDGLIEALVKLIEKPISPRTTKAALAAAFYLVSTHERIAARVSESGIVPLLLEILVDADRSTAEKALAVLDGALGCGRGREAARGHALAVPVLVKNMLRVSETATQFAVSALWKLCKSERQGERAADAIKVGAFQKLLILLQVGCSAPTKEKVSELLRLLNAHRGGSECSERMDFGGLKKSF